The Sphingomonas alpina genome has a segment encoding these proteins:
- a CDS encoding TonB-dependent receptor: MSKIMFARKSLLLGAAVGALFCAGTAVAQEAPAVAAPEAASGDGLEDIVVTAERRSENLQKVPLSVGVVGGEDLRAFQGGGEDILALAGRVPGLYAETTTGRIFPRFYIRGLGNIDFYLGASQPVSIIQDDVVLEHVVLKSNPVFDVNQVEVLRGPQGSLFGRNTTAGIIKFDTIRPSNEFSARASASYGSYNTITFDGGIGGPIAGDVLSLRISALYQHRDDWVDNTYKGPSADGTVSPKKNAMGGFNEKDIRAQLLFTPSSDFSLLLSAHARDYDGTSTIFHRAALKKGSNDISAEPRDRIALDEADNNPQAYKTYGEQLKMTYDFGPVALTSITAFEGSHGYSRGDTDGGAAANFPVGGVANGFGESQGNLRHLGQFTQELRLASDGDGKFKWQIGGMYFDQRDTTEFYQRAYFLTTAAKNPNNFVRLHNINTSWAVFGQASYEILPSLTITAGVRETNDTKSTRLLKASLSAAGVDGYKGRRYVRLSDDKLSWDLSALYEVSPELSLYARAARGFRGPTIQGRSAVFNSDFTTADSETILSFEGGFKSSLFNNTLRLNATAFTYTVNDIQLNGNDSDGNGVLFNADKAKAYGLEADLDWRPIRNLTLTAGVSALHSEIKDKRVFAQVCALNGVVVCTVQDPTITRPVFGAPTVFAQIDGNPLPNAPKYTVDMTARYDLPISDSGKVFIATDWNLQGYTNLVLYKTKEFYSKGNFEGGLKVGYTGGHGDWEIAAFARNITNEKNLKGVIENYMAAVFNEPRIIGISFSGKLH, encoded by the coding sequence ATGTCCAAGATCATGTTCGCACGTAAATCGCTGCTTCTGGGCGCCGCAGTCGGCGCGTTGTTCTGCGCCGGCACTGCCGTCGCGCAGGAAGCCCCAGCCGTCGCGGCGCCGGAAGCGGCGTCGGGCGACGGGCTCGAGGATATCGTGGTGACCGCCGAGCGCCGTTCGGAAAACCTCCAGAAGGTGCCATTGTCGGTCGGCGTGGTCGGCGGCGAAGATCTGCGTGCCTTCCAGGGCGGTGGCGAGGACATTCTCGCGCTCGCCGGCCGCGTTCCCGGCCTTTATGCCGAAACCACCACCGGCCGCATCTTCCCGCGCTTCTATATTCGCGGTCTCGGCAATATCGATTTCTATCTCGGCGCATCGCAGCCGGTGTCGATCATCCAGGACGATGTCGTGCTCGAGCATGTCGTGCTGAAGTCGAACCCGGTGTTCGACGTCAATCAGGTTGAAGTGCTGCGCGGCCCGCAAGGGTCGCTGTTCGGCCGCAATACCACCGCCGGCATCATCAAGTTCGACACGATCCGTCCGTCGAATGAATTCTCGGCCCGCGCCTCGGCGTCCTATGGCAGCTACAACACCATCACCTTCGACGGCGGTATCGGCGGCCCGATCGCCGGCGACGTGCTCTCGCTGCGCATCTCGGCTTTGTACCAGCATCGCGACGATTGGGTCGACAACACCTATAAGGGCCCGAGCGCCGACGGCACCGTATCGCCGAAGAAGAACGCGATGGGCGGCTTCAACGAAAAGGACATCCGTGCGCAGTTGCTGTTCACGCCGAGCAGCGATTTCTCGCTGCTGCTCTCGGCGCATGCGCGCGACTATGATGGTACCTCGACCATCTTCCACCGCGCCGCACTGAAGAAGGGCTCGAACGATATCTCGGCCGAGCCGCGCGACCGCATCGCGCTCGACGAGGCGGACAATAATCCGCAGGCCTACAAGACCTATGGCGAGCAGCTCAAGATGACCTATGACTTCGGTCCGGTCGCGCTCACCTCGATCACCGCGTTCGAAGGGTCGCATGGCTATAGCCGTGGCGATACCGATGGCGGCGCTGCCGCGAACTTTCCGGTCGGCGGTGTCGCCAATGGCTTTGGTGAGAGCCAGGGCAATCTGCGCCATCTCGGTCAGTTCACCCAGGAACTGCGCCTTGCCAGCGATGGCGACGGCAAGTTCAAATGGCAGATCGGTGGCATGTATTTCGATCAGCGCGACACAACCGAATTCTACCAGCGCGCCTATTTCCTGACCACGGCTGCCAAGAATCCGAACAATTTCGTCCGGCTGCACAATATCAACACCTCCTGGGCGGTGTTCGGCCAGGCGAGCTATGAAATCCTGCCGAGCCTGACCATCACCGCCGGCGTGCGCGAGACGAATGACACCAAGTCGACCCGGCTGCTCAAGGCATCGCTATCGGCAGCGGGCGTGGATGGCTATAAGGGCCGCCGCTATGTTCGTCTGTCGGACGACAAGCTCAGCTGGGATCTGAGCGCGCTGTACGAGGTCAGCCCGGAATTGAGCCTGTATGCACGTGCTGCGCGTGGTTTCCGTGGCCCGACCATTCAGGGACGGTCGGCCGTGTTCAACTCGGACTTCACCACTGCGGATTCGGAAACGATCCTGTCTTTCGAGGGTGGTTTCAAGAGCAGCCTGTTCAACAACACGCTGCGCCTGAATGCGACCGCGTTTACCTATACGGTCAACGACATCCAGCTGAACGGCAATGATTCGGACGGCAATGGCGTGCTGTTCAACGCCGACAAGGCGAAGGCTTATGGTCTTGAAGCCGATCTCGACTGGCGTCCGATCCGTAACCTGACGCTGACTGCGGGCGTCAGCGCGCTGCACAGCGAGATCAAGGACAAGCGCGTCTTTGCTCAGGTTTGTGCGCTGAATGGTGTGGTGGTTTGCACCGTGCAGGATCCAACGATCACCCGGCCCGTTTTCGGAGCACCGACCGTGTTTGCGCAGATCGACGGCAACCCGTTGCCGAACGCGCCGAAATACACCGTCGACATGACGGCACGCTACGATCTGCCGATCAGCGACAGCGGCAAGGTGTTCATCGCGACCGACTGGAACCTGCAGGGCTACACCAACCTTGTTCTGTACAAGACCAAGGAGTTCTATTCGAAGGGCAATTTCGAGGGTGGCCTGAAGGTCGGTTACACCGGCGGTCATGGCGATTGGGAAATCGCGGCGTTCGCCCGCAACATCACCAACGAGAAGAACCTGAAGGGTGTGATCGAGAACTACATGGCCGCTGTGTTCAACGAACCGCGCATCATCGGCATCTCGTTCAGCGGCAAGCTGCACTGA
- a CDS encoding ArsR/SmtB family transcription factor, which yields MTIALDIFRALADTTRLRILALLRSMELSVGELAQVLGQSQPRVSRHVKILCDAGLAERRKEGSWVFVGVGKEARVAPVLAALDGWAAIEPDHWAVADVARLAAVRADRAASAAAWFEGNAGQWDAIRSLHIAESEVEAAMSAVLGDAPIGQLIDIGTGTGRMLELFAGRARAALGIDRSSEMLRLARAKLSERGLVNAELRQADLYALPLGDGAADAAIIHHVLHFAQQPGAAIAEAARVLAPGGRLLIADFAAHDREELRTKDAHTRLGFSDDQIMGWFEASGLAAARTETLEGGELTVKLWLGRKIAPTDKIPMHEVKAA from the coding sequence ATGACGATCGCACTCGACATCTTCCGCGCCCTTGCCGACACCACGCGGCTGCGCATCCTCGCCTTGCTGCGCTCGATGGAGCTGTCGGTGGGCGAGCTGGCGCAGGTGCTTGGGCAGAGCCAGCCGCGTGTCAGTCGCCATGTGAAGATCCTGTGCGATGCCGGACTGGCCGAACGCCGCAAGGAAGGCAGCTGGGTCTTTGTCGGTGTCGGCAAGGAAGCGCGGGTCGCGCCGGTGCTTGCCGCACTCGACGGCTGGGCGGCGATCGAACCGGATCATTGGGCAGTGGCCGATGTCGCCCGGCTGGCGGCGGTCCGCGCTGACCGCGCGGCTTCGGCGGCGGCCTGGTTCGAGGGCAATGCCGGCCAATGGGATGCGATCCGCTCGCTCCATATCGCCGAAAGCGAAGTCGAAGCGGCGATGTCGGCGGTGCTGGGTGATGCGCCGATCGGCCAGTTGATCGACATTGGTACCGGCACCGGGCGGATGCTCGAATTGTTCGCCGGGCGCGCCAGGGCGGCGCTCGGGATCGATCGCAGTTCGGAAATGCTGCGGCTGGCGCGGGCGAAACTGTCCGAGCGTGGCCTCGTCAATGCCGAGCTGCGCCAGGCGGATCTTTATGCCTTGCCGCTTGGCGATGGTGCGGCGGATGCGGCGATCATCCATCATGTCCTCCATTTCGCGCAGCAGCCGGGCGCCGCGATCGCCGAGGCGGCGCGGGTGCTGGCGCCTGGCGGGCGGCTGCTGATCGCGGACTTTGCCGCGCATGACCGCGAAGAGCTGCGCACCAAGGATGCGCATACCAGGCTCGGCTTTTCCGATGACCAGATCATGGGCTGGTTCGAGGCGAGCGGTCTCGCCGCGGCGCGGACCGAGACGCTCGAGGGCGGTGAATTGACGGTGAAATTATGGCTCGGCCGAAAGATCGCCCCGACTGATAAAATTCCGATGCATGAGGTGAAGGCGGCATGA
- a CDS encoding homocysteine S-methyltransferase family protein: MTPREKLLAEAAKRILITDGAFGTEIQNWKLKEEDYAGDLGLAKDQKGNNDILALTKPEVPEKITREYLEAGSDIVSTNTFSANLISQADYAAEHLVREINVASAQIARRLADEFAAKDGRPRFVAGAIGPTNKTLSLSPDVNDPGFREIDFDYLKGVYREQTDALIEGGADFILIETVFDTLNAKAGVMAVLEAAEDLGRDVPIMMSMTLTDLSGRNLSGHTVEAFWHAVRHAKPVTIGLNCSFGAEQLRPHVKTLSQIADTLIMVYPNAGLPNELGEYDEQPATTAGLVREWAAQGQVNILGGCCGSTPAHIAAIAKAVGELPPRELPVPPVVTRLAGLEPMTMAA, encoded by the coding sequence ATGACCCCGCGTGAGAAATTACTGGCCGAAGCCGCCAAGCGCATTCTGATCACGGATGGTGCGTTCGGCACCGAGATCCAGAACTGGAAGCTCAAGGAAGAGGATTATGCCGGCGATCTCGGCCTGGCCAAGGATCAGAAGGGCAATAACGACATCCTCGCGCTGACCAAGCCCGAGGTGCCGGAGAAGATTACGCGCGAATATCTCGAGGCCGGATCGGATATCGTCTCGACCAACACCTTCAGCGCGAACCTGATCAGCCAGGCCGACTATGCCGCCGAGCATCTGGTGCGGGAGATCAATGTCGCATCGGCGCAGATCGCACGCCGGCTGGCCGATGAATTTGCCGCGAAGGACGGCCGCCCGCGCTTCGTCGCCGGCGCGATCGGGCCGACCAACAAGACTCTGTCGCTCTCGCCGGACGTCAACGATCCGGGCTTCCGCGAAATCGACTTCGATTATCTGAAGGGCGTGTACCGCGAACAGACCGACGCTCTGATCGAGGGCGGGGCGGACTTCATCCTGATCGAAACGGTGTTCGATACGCTCAACGCCAAGGCTGGCGTCATGGCGGTGCTTGAGGCGGCCGAGGATCTCGGGCGCGACGTGCCGATCATGATGTCGATGACGCTGACCGATCTGTCGGGACGCAATCTGTCGGGTCATACCGTCGAGGCGTTCTGGCACGCCGTGCGGCATGCCAAGCCGGTGACGATCGGGCTGAATTGCTCGTTCGGTGCAGAGCAGTTGCGACCACATGTTAAGACTCTGTCTCAAATCGCCGATACGCTGATCATGGTTTATCCCAATGCCGGCCTGCCCAATGAACTGGGTGAATATGACGAACAGCCGGCGACCACTGCCGGCCTGGTACGCGAATGGGCGGCGCAGGGGCAGGTCAATATCCTGGGTGGCTGTTGCGGCTCGACTCCGGCGCATATTGCCGCGATCGCCAAGGCGGTCGGCGAGCTGCCGCCGCGCGAACTGCCGGTGCCGCCGGTGGTGACGCGTCTTGCAGGCCTGGAACCGATGACGATGGCGGCTTGA
- a CDS encoding aldo/keto reductase, whose product MTDLRRLGATDLHIAPLVLGGNVFGWTADKATSFAVLDAFVDGGGTMIDTADVYSAWVPGHQGGESESVIGEWLKQSGKRDKVQIATKVGMLPGEGGAKLAPARIATACDASLRRLGVERIDLYFAHQDDDAVAQTDALAAFAKLAEAGKINALGASNFHAARLKSANEAAAAAGIPHYHVLQPEYNLVSRHAFEGELQDYCVTHNIGAVPYYGLASGFLTGKYRGEADLGKSVRGGRMGELIKGKGLAVLAAMDDIAAETGASLAQIALAWLAAQAGVTAPIASATSVAQVQELLGSMTLELSKAQLDRLDAAGA is encoded by the coding sequence ATGACCGATCTACGTCGATTAGGCGCAACCGACCTTCATATCGCCCCGCTGGTATTGGGCGGCAACGTGTTTGGCTGGACCGCCGACAAGGCGACGAGTTTCGCCGTGCTCGATGCGTTCGTCGATGGCGGCGGGACGATGATCGACACCGCCGACGTCTATTCGGCTTGGGTGCCCGGGCATCAGGGCGGCGAATCCGAAAGCGTGATCGGCGAGTGGCTCAAGCAATCGGGCAAGCGCGACAAGGTGCAGATCGCGACCAAGGTCGGGATGCTGCCCGGCGAGGGTGGCGCGAAGCTGGCACCGGCGCGCATCGCCACCGCGTGCGACGCGTCGCTGCGCCGGCTCGGCGTCGAACGGATCGATCTATATTTCGCGCATCAGGACGATGATGCGGTTGCCCAGACGGATGCGCTCGCGGCCTTCGCCAAACTGGCCGAGGCCGGCAAGATCAATGCGCTGGGCGCGTCGAACTTCCATGCCGCACGGCTGAAATCGGCCAATGAGGCGGCCGCCGCTGCCGGCATTCCACACTATCATGTGCTGCAGCCGGAATATAACCTGGTCAGCCGCCATGCCTTTGAAGGCGAACTGCAGGATTACTGCGTTACGCACAATATCGGCGCGGTGCCCTATTACGGTCTCGCCTCGGGCTTCCTGACCGGAAAATATCGCGGCGAGGCCGATCTCGGCAAAAGCGTGCGCGGCGGCCGGATGGGCGAGCTGATCAAGGGCAAGGGCCTGGCGGTGCTTGCCGCGATGGACGATATCGCCGCCGAGACGGGGGCGTCGCTGGCGCAGATCGCCCTGGCCTGGCTTGCCGCCCAGGCGGGCGTGACCGCACCGATCGCCAGCGCGACCAGCGTGGCGCAGGTTCAGGAATTGCTCGGGTCGATGACGCTGGAGCTGAGCAAGGCGCAACTCGACCGGCTGGACGCGGCCGGCGCCTGA
- the metF gene encoding methylenetetrahydrofolate reductase, with translation MTISINQLEEARRALDAPLFADVAGDAEVSFEFFPPKTDKMEEALWEAVKTLEPLGPRFVSVTYGAGGSTRERTHATVARIQRETSLAAAAHLTCVEATKEEIDEVAEAYWAAGIRHIVALRGDPPVAGSKFVSHPGGYDNAADLVAGLKKLHPFEISVAAYPECHPDSGSVDVDLDNLKRKLDAGANRGITQFFFSPEAYFRFRDRVAAAGITAEIVPGILPVSNVAQTRKFAAMCNAEIPDWMGRLFEGLDDHPAARQLVAATVAAEMCRKLYAGGVRSFHFYTLNRAELSFAICHLLGIRAKTQAKVAAA, from the coding sequence ATGACGATTTCCATCAACCAGCTGGAAGAAGCGCGCCGCGCGCTTGATGCGCCGTTGTTCGCCGATGTCGCGGGCGACGCGGAGGTGTCGTTCGAATTCTTCCCGCCCAAGACCGACAAGATGGAAGAGGCATTGTGGGAAGCGGTCAAGACGCTTGAGCCGCTCGGCCCGCGCTTCGTCTCGGTCACTTATGGTGCCGGCGGATCGACCCGCGAGCGTACGCACGCGACGGTCGCGCGAATCCAGCGCGAAACGTCGCTGGCGGCGGCCGCGCATCTGACCTGTGTCGAGGCGACGAAGGAAGAGATTGACGAGGTGGCCGAGGCCTATTGGGCGGCGGGCATCCGGCATATCGTGGCGCTGCGCGGCGATCCGCCGGTGGCGGGGTCGAAATTCGTGTCGCATCCCGGTGGCTATGACAATGCCGCCGATCTGGTCGCGGGTCTCAAAAAGCTTCACCCGTTCGAGATATCGGTTGCGGCCTATCCCGAATGCCATCCGGATTCGGGCAGCGTCGATGTCGATCTCGACAATCTCAAGCGCAAGCTCGATGCTGGGGCGAACCGCGGCATCACGCAGTTCTTCTTCTCGCCCGAGGCCTATTTCCGCTTCCGCGACCGCGTAGCGGCGGCGGGGATCACCGCCGAGATCGTGCCCGGTATCCTGCCGGTGTCGAACGTTGCGCAGACGCGTAAATTCGCCGCGATGTGCAATGCCGAAATCCCCGACTGGATGGGGCGGCTGTTCGAAGGGCTCGACGATCATCCCGCCGCGCGCCAACTGGTCGCGGCGACGGTGGCCGCTGAAATGTGCCGCAAGCTCTATGCCGGCGGCGTGCGCAGTTTCCATTTCTATACGCTCAACCGTGCCGAACTGAGCTTCGCGATCTGTCATCTGCTGGGGATCAGGGCGAAGACGCAGGCCAAGGTTGCAGCCGCGTGA